Genomic segment of Ignavibacteriota bacterium:
CCGCCGGTCCTTGTGGGTCCCTCCTCTGTCGACCACTTCTTCGATCTCGTGGGAATGGGATCGAAGGTCAGGATGAACAGCCTGTATCTCCTCTCCCAGCGTGTCGACAACACCTGGTTGGGCTGGAGTACCGGTATTCAGGTGGGGGCGGACAGCGTCCATCTGCAGCTGCGTGGCGTGATCTTTGATGGCTGGAGCAATGCCGGCATCGTGATCTCTTCTTCGCAGTGGGCGAAGGTTGATGTACAGGACTGCGTGTTCAGGAACCACCAGCACAACACCTCCTGGTTCGGCGGCCAGCCGTTCTTCACCGGGATTCCGGTGGCGCTGGACACGGTGATATTTTTGAACAATACGTTCATGGCGAACAGCGCCTATGTGTTCTCCATCAGGGGCTATACGCCGTATGCGTTGTTCGAGCACAATACGATGGTCTTCGGGGTGGCCAATCCGTTCCTGATCCGGCAGGCGACGAATCTTCACATCAGGAACAACATCTTTTATGCGATGCACGCCATGGGGGGGAACCCCGACCACGTCATCAACGGGTGGTTCATGCACTATCCCGATACTGCCTCCAGCAGCATCATCCGGATCAGAGCCCATGACGATTCCAGTTACTGGTCGAAGCTCTGGGGTGCGCCGGTCTCCGGCCCCGAGGTACACGTCGATCCGGATCACGGCGTCACGCCCGCGATGCTGGACGAGGGCCATCGGGTCTTCGATGTCCGGAACAATGCGTACTTCTGGCCCACGAAGCTGGAGGACTTCTACACGACGCACAATGACACCGTCACACGATGGGAGCTCGTGGAAGTTCCCGTCTACGGTGGTGGCTCGCGACAGGATTCTCTGAAGAGGGTGATCGTCCCACCCCGATGGCTGAATGACTATTCGCAATGGACCGTTGATAGTCTGGCCGGCGTGCGCTCACCGGATGTGAGGGTGGAGAACAACGTCAACGTGGATCCCGGATTTCCAGCCGGTGTCGCGGACCATGTCGATGCGTTGATCGCGTATGTCCACAAGATCGTGACGAACCGGCTGGACGCGGGCAGATGGGAGTATCCATCCGCCACCCTCTATCCACCGGCCTGGCCGTTACCCGAGGATCTCGCGTACAGCAATGGTGCATTGATGACTGCCGGCACCGACGGTTTCCCCCTCGGTGACCTGAACTGGTTCCCGGACAAGAAGGCCGAATGGGCGAGACGGCCCATCCCGATCGGGTTTCAGAATCTCCTTTCTGTGTCCGATGGCTGCTCGGGGGCAGGAGCGCTTGTGTTCGGATCAGCGGCTGGGGCAACGGCCGGCCTCGATACCGCCCGGGGTGAGTATGAGCTCCCGCCGGTCCCGCCAACGGAAGCCTTCGACGCACGCTTCGGCCTGCCGGGATCCCCGGCGGTGTTTTCGCCTGTCGACCTCCGTGCAGACACCATCACCGCAGCGACATGGCGGGTCACATTCCAACCCGGCACCTGCGGTTATCCGCTGGTCTTCTCATGGGACAGCACGGCCTTCCCTGCAGCGGGCAGTGTGTTCCTCCGGGACGAACTGGGCGGGACCCTCATCAACGTGAACATGAGGACCCGGAGTGCGTACACGTTGACCAACAGCGCTGTCACGTCGCTGCTGATCGTGTATTCAAGCGACATTGTGAAGGACATTGCCGTCGACGCCGGCTGGAACCTCCTCTCGGTTCCGGTGATGGCGCAGGACTCCAGTGTTGCGGCGTTGTATCCGGAGGCCGCATCATCGGCGTTCGGTTTCGCCAACGGGTATGAGGCGGCGTCCAGAGTGAGCCCCGGCCGGGGCTACTGGCTGAAGTTCGCGGAAGCGGATACCGTGAGCTTCGTGGGTGCACGGATGACTGTGCGGGAGATCCAGGTGCCGGGTGGTTGGAGCATCATCGGACCGTTCGAGGAGGATGTGCCTGTTGCCAGCATGACGAGCAGTCCGGGTGGGATCGTGTCATCAAGCTACTTTGGATTCTCCTCCGGTTATACCGTCGCCACGACGCTGCAGGCGGGCAAAGGGTACTGGGTGAAGGCGAGTCAGGCGGGTGTGCTGCACGTGGGCGCGGGAGCAGGCAAGAGTGCAGGCGTGGTGGCATCGATCGACACGAGTTGGGCGCGGATCATCGTGCGGGACAGTACGGGGGAGGAGCGGACACTGTATGTTGCTCCGGCGGAAGCGATGACCGGGGGGTACGAATTGCCGCCGCCGGCGCCGCGGGGTGTGTTCGACATGCGCTATGTCCATCAGACGATGGTGGATACGCTGGGGAGATCGAGTCATGACGTGATGTTGTCCTCGGCAGTGGGACCGTTGCAGATCCGGGGAGAGAGGCTACGGGGGAGAGAGTTCAGTGTGACGGATGGCGTGGACGGACGTGTGTTCAAGGGAATGCTCAGGGAGGGCGAGGTTCTCGTCGCGCCGGTTGCCCTGGACATGCTTCGTTTTGAGGAGCGGGGTGAGGCAACGAGCGGGGCCGTACCAACGCAGTATGCGCTGGACCAGAACTACCCGAACCCGTTCAACCCGTCGACGGTGATCAGGATCGCGTTGCCGGAGGCAGTGAAGGTGCGGCTCGTGGTATACAACGTCCTGGGCCAGGAAGTTGCGGAGCTGATCAATGGGGAGCTTGCAGCGGGGTATCACGATGTGGAATTCCGGGCGGACCGGCTGGCCTCGGGAGTGTATCTCTATCGCGTTGAGGCAGGGCACTTCGTGGCCGTCAGGAAATTCGTAGTGATAAGATAGTGGCAGGTGATGCTCACGAAGAGTGAGCGTGGATGAGCACGTACACACACCACGGGGTGACCGTGGTGCAGAACGAACCCGGAAGAGAGATCGACACATGAAGAGAGTCCTTGTGGTATCGCTTGTGTTCCTCGTGAACACGACGTTCGCCTTCGCCGGAGCGGGTACCTCCACGATGGCCGCTGCAGCGTTCAGCTTTTCGTTGACGGTGAGTGATGGAGCAGGAGGTTCGCAGGTCCTGCAGCTCGGGGTCGATCCGGCTGCGACCGATGCAATTGATGCGGCACTGGGCGAGTCGGAACGCCCACCGAGCCCGCCGTCGGGGGTCTTTGATGCACGGCTCATCGGGGATGACATCGCGGTGTCGGGCCTGGGTCAGGGGGTCGTGCATGATTATAGAGAAGGAGATGCAGCGCTCAGTGGTACCAGGGTCCATGAGATCAAGTATCAGGTAGGGAGCGGGACCGCTATCACCATCCAATGGGATCTTCCGTCCTGGGCCACAGGGGTGTTGCAGGATTTCTTTGGAGGGGCCATCGTGAATGAATCCATGAGCGGCAGCGGCAGCTATGTGGTGACGAACCCGGGTGTTCTGACGAAACTGAAAGTAACGATCACGTATGTGCCGCCCCTTCCGGTCCAGCTGGTCGACCTTGGATACTCCGTGATGCCGGGTGGAAGTGTCACGTTGCAGTGGAAGACGCTCAGCGAAGTGAACAACTACGGCTTCATCGTGCAACGAAAGCTGGTGGATGGGGCGGAGTATATGGATGTGACAGAGGGGTTTCTCCCCGGTAAAGGGACGACTCTCGATCCGCAGACGTATAGTTTCACCGAACGTGGCAGCCTCATGCCGGGGAAGTATTCGTACCGCTTGAAGCAGGTTGATCTGGATGGAACGGTCCATTACAGCGGATCGCTGATGGTGACCGTTGGTGTGACGGAGGTGGATGGGACAGAGCTTGAAGAGAAGGCTCCACGGAAGTTCGCGTTGGCCCAGAATCATCCCAACCCGTTCAATCCCGCTACCCGGATCCGGTTCACGGTGGAAAGCCCGACGCGTGCGACCGTGGTGGTGTACAGTGCGCTCGGCACCGAGGTTGCGACGGTGTTCGACGGCAATGCAGAGCCCGGCCGGTTCTATCAGGCAGTATTCTACGGGACGGGCCTTGCGTCGGGGGTTTACTTCTACCGATTGACCACAGCGCACCATACCGAAGTGAAGCGGATGTTGCTGGTGAGGTGATGCGAGGTCACCGTCGACCGATGAGATTGGTCGATGAGAGCCGCATGCTTCAGCCACGGTGGAGCATGCGGCGGGGGGGGGGGGGGGGGGGGTTGCATGAGGATGCTCCCCTGCGTATCTTGAGGGGAACACCCATGAAAGCGCCCGGCCGATATCCCCTCGAACTGAAATCCTACGAACTCGACCACCGGGGCAGCATGCCCGTGTGGGTCATGTACCGCTACCTGCAGGAAGCCGCTGAACTGAACGCGGTGGACCTCGGGTTCGATACCGAAGCACTCCTTTCCCGTTCCCTCACCTGGATGCTCGCACGGCTGCAACTGCGGTCCGCGGAACCCCCTGCGGGACGGTCGCGCCTCATCGCCGAAACGTGGCCCTCGGGCATCGTCAGCAGGTTCGCACAACGCGACTTCCGGCTGTATGTGGACGGTGCCGACACGGCGTTCGTTACCGCGACAAGCTACTGGCTGCTGATCGATATCAACCGCAAGCGGCCGGTGACGGTAGAGAATATCCTCGGGCGCGAGCATATCGTGGATGTGCCACATGCCGTGGCGGATCCGTTCCCTGCGATCCAGCCCGCCGGCGACCCGGTGTTCTCGGCGGAATTCCGTGTGCGGCGGTCGGACCTCGATATGAACGACCACGTCAACAATGTGCACTACGTGGAGTGGCTTGCCGAGGCCGTTCCCGAAGATGTATGGCGCGGGGGCGGGATCACAGAACTGGATGTGGAGTACAAGCGCGCGGCGCAGTTCGGAGATGCGGTCAGGATCGATACCCATGTCTCCTGCCCCGGCGCATATACGCACCGGATGAGTGCCGGCGGGAACGACCTGGTCCTGGCGCGCAGCGTATGGGTCGCGCGGTAATACAATGAATGCCGGACCGGTGTAGGGGCGGTGCATGCACCGCCCGTACAACGGATACCGTACACAATGAATTTTAAATGATCGCAACCGGGCAGACGATAGGGCACTACAGGATCCTCGAATGGATCACCGGCGGCGGCGCAGGCGACCTGTACCGCGCGGAGGACCTGCGTAGCCACCGCATCGTCGCCCTGCGCATCATCCCCCCCGATGTCGTCCGCGATCCCGACCGCCGCGAACACTTCCTGCGCACGGCACGCTCCGCGTCGGGGCTCGACCACCCGAACCTCTGCACCATCACCGATATCGCCACCGCGGACGACGGCCGCATCTTCATCTCCATGATCTGCTACGACGGCGAGACGGTGCGCGACAAACTCGCGCGCGGGCCGCTCCGCGTGGAGACCGCGATCGCCATCGCCCAGCAACTGGCGGAAGGCCTCGTGGTGGCGCACGCGAACGACGTGATCCACGGCCACCTGGACCCGGCAACGATCATGGTAACGGGCGATGGCGTGGTGAAGATCCTGGACTTCGGCCTTCCCCATGACGTCGAGATGCGCGATGAGCGCGAAGAGACCGGCCCCGACTACCGTTCCCCCGAACAGATGCGCGGCTGCTATCCCGATGAGCGGTCGGATATCTGGGCGTTCGGATTGATCACCTATGAGATGCTCACGGGCAAGATGCCGGTGCAGGGGCCACGCCTCATGAACCGGCTGTCGACGATCATCAGTGAAGACCTCCGGCCCGCGGCCGAGATCCGCCCCGAGGTCCCCGGCTCCATGTCGCAACTCTGCAAACGCTGCCTGGCGTTCGACCCCGAACACCGTCCGCGCGAGATGAACGAAGTGCAGTCGCTCCTCGGCCACTGGCCGTTCGAAGTGCGCGTGAGCGGGCGGACCCGCTGGAACCGGCTGCGCGGCTGGGTCGTTGCCGCGGCGGTGACGGTGGTCCTTGTCGCAACGGGTATTCTTGTGTGGGCCCTGACTCATTGACCCGGCCGGGCGGTTCATTCATCCCCCGGGAGGGCAGCATGCCCGGACGCCCTACACCATACGTTGCCGGGCGCCCGCTTCCGGGGGCCCACCGGGGCCCCCAACCGCAGATGAATCCCGTTCTCCTCCATCATCAAAGGACCACCGTGAAGCACCTGATCTTCGTCGTGCTCGCACTGACCATCACGAGCGTCTGTACCGCCCAGCCGTTCCCCACACCGCTTTCTCCCGGCGGCACGTATGATCCGTCCGTGCCGGCGCCGACCGCCGTCACCGGCCGCGGCCCCGCGGAATACCCCATGCGGTACGATCAGGTGATCGACTACTGCCGGCGCCTCGCCGCCGCATCGCCCCGCGTGCGCATGGTGCCGATGGGAGAATCCACGGAACACCGTCCACAGTACTACCTCACGATCTCCGATCCGGCGAACATCGCCGCGCTCGACCGCATCAAGGCCGATCATGCACGCCTTGCCGACCCGCGCCAGTACACCGAAGCCGCCGCAAAGGATCTCGCACGTACGCTTCCGGCCGTGGTGTGGATCGGCTTCGGCATCCATGGCGACGAACTCTCATCGGTGGATGCGGCCGTCAATGTGGCGTATCAGCTCGCGGCAGGGACCGACACCTCGACGCTTCTCCTGTTGAAGAACCTTGTCGTCGTGCTGGACCCCATGGAGAACCCGGACGGGCGCGAACGGTTCCTCGCCCAGCTCCAGCAGTGGTCGGGCGCCGTGGAGAACACCGACGCGCAGAGCATCCATCACACCGGCACCTGGCCGGGCGGACGGGGGAGCCACTACTTCTTCGACCTCAACCGCGATTGGTTCGTGCTCACGCATCCCGAAACACGCGCGCGCGTGAAGGCGGTGGTGGAGTGGCACCCGCAGGTGTTCATCGATGCGCACGAGATGGGGCCGTACGATACGTATCTGTTCTCTCCGCCGCGCGAACCGATCAATCCGAATGTCTCGTCGCATACCCGCCACTGGTGGTCGGTCTTCTCGAAGGACCAGGCGCGTGCCTTCGACCGCTTCGGCTGGAGCTACTACACGCGCGAGTGGAACGACGACTGGTTCCCCGGCTACGCGAACTCCTGGGGGCATTACCTCGACGCCGTCGGCATCCTCTATGAGCAGGCAGGTGTCCGCGGCACGCCCGTGGCGCGGCCGGATGGCACGACGCTCCGCTTCCGCGAGACGGTGCATCACCATGTCGTGAGCGCGCTCGCCAACTGTCAGACCGCCGCCCGGCACCGCGAGGAGCTGCTCGAACGGTACGCCACGGCGCGCCGCGAAGCCATGCGTCCGGCGGCAGGACAGCCGCGGGCGTATGCGTTCGTGCGGGAGAACGATCCCGGCCGCGCCGACCGGCTCGTGCAGGTCCTCCTCCAGCAGGGGATCGAGGTATCGCAGACGGGGCGCGAGATCACTGCTTCCAATGCCACACCCTCGATGGGCGGCGCTCCGAAGAACGTGCTGCTGCCGCGCGGGAGCTACATCGTACCGATGGACCAGCCGTCGGCACGCCTCGCGCGCGCCATCCTGGAATTCGATCCTCATATGACGACGGCGTTCCTGCAGGAGGAACGGAAGGATCTTGAGAAGAAGAGCGACTCACGGTTGTACGATATCACGGCGTGGTCCCTCCCGATCGCGTATGGCGTGGATGCCTATGCGCTCGGTGCGGTGCCCGATGCGGGATCATCCCCGGTGAAGAGCGTCCAGCCCCCGGCAGGCGTGATGGAGTCCGCCCCCGCACCGTACGGCTACCTGATCCCGTATGATGACCGCGGCGTGGCAACGCTTGCCCGGCTCTTCGACAACGATGTGCGTGTGCGTTCGGCAAGGGAGCCGTTCTCCGTGGAGGGGCGTTCGTATCCGCGCGGGACCTTGCTCGTGCGCGTGAACGAGAACGCCGATACGCTCCGGAGCGTGCTGGATCGGCTCGCAACGCAGCCGGGCGTGACGATCCGTGCCATTGGCACGGCATTGAGCACCGCCGGCCCTGATCTGGGCGGCAACGATTTCGTTCTATTATATCCTCCACGCGTCGCGCTGCTCGGCGGACCCGGTGTGGGAAGCACCTCCTTCGGCGCCACGTGGCTCATGCTCGACGACAGGCTTCGTCTCAGCGCATCGTTCTTGCAGGTGACGTCCATTGCGTCTGCCGATCTCCGCCGCTACTCCGTCATCATCCTTCCGTCGATCGGTGATGCACGCGGATTGGCCGGAGCGATCGGCAAGGGTGGCGTTGCGCGCCTGCGCACGTGGATCGAAGAAGGCGGTACGCTCATCGGCATCGGGGGCGGCGCGACAGCCATCGCCGACACCGGAACGGGGTTGAGTGAGGTCCGGCTGCGCCACCAGGCGCTGAAAGAACTCGACCTGTTCGTCCGCGCCGCGGACCTCGAGGCGCGTGCGGAGAAGCCCGAGATCGACAGCATCGCGCTCTGGAGCGGTCGGGCAGCAGCAGACACCGCACGCGCTGTGCGTGGCGCCACGCCGGCGGAAAAGGAACTGGCGATGCTGGATGAACGCGGACGGTTGTTCATGCCGCGCGGCACGATGATGCGTGTGGACCTCGATGAAGAACACTGGCTCTCCTTCGGCGCCGGCAAGTCCGTTGCCGCAAGCATGTTCACCTCCTCCGCCTTCCTTGCCCGTGATCCTGTGCGCACCGCCGGGCGATTCGCCGCCCCCTCCGGGCTGCGGGTGGCCGGGTTGCTGTGGCCGGAGGCACGCGACCGCTGGGCGCGCACGGCGTACCTCACGCGGGAAGGAAAAGGGAAGGGGCAGATCATCCTGTTCGCCGGCGAGGCATCGTTCCGCGCGTCGTTCCCGGCAACGGAACGGCTGCTGATCAATGCGATACTCCTGGGTCCTGGTTGGGGGACAGATCAATTAAGAATTAAGAACTAAGAATTCTTAGTTCTTCATTGAATTCACAATTGGGAGTCCGCAACTCGGAACGCTCACAACTCGTATAAAAAGAGTTACGACCATTTCTCCGCTCTACCGATCAAATAAACCCGGAGGTTTCATGAAGCGACTCCTTTTGGCGCTTGTGCTCACCGCGTCCGTTGCGACGGCAGGCGACACAGGCATCAACGTCCCCTATACCCGGTTCACGCTCCCGAACGGCCTGACGGTGATCCTGCACGAGGACCACACCACCCCGACCGTGGCAGTGAACGTGTACTATCATGTCGGCTCCGGCCGCGAGAAGCCCGGCCGCACCGGGTTCGCACATCTGTTCGAGCATATCATGTACGAAGGCTCCGGGCATGTGCCGGAAGGGAAGTACGATCAATGGCTGGAGATGGCGGGCGGCGACAACAATGGCTCGACGAACTCCGACCGCACCAACTACTGGATCAACATCCCGTCCAATGCGCTCGAACTCGCACTGTTCGTGGAGTCGGACCGCATGGGATACCTGCTGGATGCGATGTCGCCCGCGAAAGTGGACGGCCAGCGCGATGTCGTGAAGAACGAACGGCGGCAATCGTACGAGAACCGCCCGTACGGCATGTCGTCGATCCTCGTCGACGAGAACCTGTATCCGGACGACCATCCGTACCACTGGCCGACCATCGGCTCCATGGAGGACCTTTCGGCGGCGAGCTTCGACGACGTCGTGCAGTTCTTCAAGAGATTCTACGGCCCGAACAATGCGAGCCTGAGCGTCGGGGGCGACATCGATCCGGTGAAGACCCGCGCACTCATCGAGAAATGGTTCAGCGATATTCCGGCGGGTCCGCCCGTGCCGCCTCCCGGTGCACCGGTCGCGTTCCTCGGCGCGGAGAAGCGCCTCGTCCTCGAGGATAAAGTGCAGCTCCCGCGGCTGTACATGGCATGGCACTCGCCGGCCATCTTCACCCCCGGCGATGCCGAACTGGATATCGTGGCGAATGTGCTCGCCGGCGGGAAGAACTCCCGGCTGTACAAACGCCTCGTGTACGAACTGCAGATCGCGCAGGACGTGAGCGCGTATCAGGGCTCCGCGCACCTCGGCTCCAGCTTCCAGATCGTGTCGACGGCACGCGCCGGACATACGCTGGCCGAAGTGGAGAAGGTGATCACGGAAGAACTGCACCGGCTGTTGGAGGAAGGCGTGGCACAGCGCGAACTGGACCGTGCCGTGAATCAGTACGAAGCGGGCTTCCTCCGCCGCCTGGAATCCGTGGGTGGATTCGGGGGGAAAGTGGACCAGCTCAACAACTATCTCACCGAGACAGGCAACCCCGACTACTTCAACGAGGACCTTGCACGGTACCGTGCATTGAGTCCGGGCGATGTCCGTTCCGCGGCACAGACGTATCTGCGTGGCGACAACCGCGTTGTGCTGAGCGTGATACCGGTAGGCAAACCTGAGCTGGCCTCGCCGGCACGGAAGGAGGCAAAGTGATCATGAGAACCATCCTTCGCAGTCTTGTTACGGGCGTCCTGGCCACGGGTCTTGTCCTCGTTGCTCATGCACAGAAGCCCGACAGAAGCGGCCCGCCGAAAGCCGGCCCCGCGCCGTCATTCACCATGCCCCGCTTCGAGAAGTTCGCGCTGTCCAACGGCCTGCAGGTCGTGCTCCTCGAGAAGCATCAGGTGCCGCTCGTGCAGGTGAACCTTGTTGTGCGCGCCGGCACGGCGATGGACCCTGCCGGAAAGTCCGGCCTCGCCTCCATGACCGCTGCCATGATGATGGAAGGTGCCGGCACGCTGGACGCGCTGCAGCTTGCGGACGCCATCGACTTCCTCGGTGCGCAGATC
This window contains:
- a CDS encoding serine/threonine protein kinase, with the protein product MIATGQTIGHYRILEWITGGGAGDLYRAEDLRSHRIVALRIIPPDVVRDPDRREHFLRTARSASGLDHPNLCTITDIATADDGRIFISMICYDGETVRDKLARGPLRVETAIAIAQQLAEGLVVAHANDVIHGHLDPATIMVTGDGVVKILDFGLPHDVEMRDEREETGPDYRSPEQMRGCYPDERSDIWAFGLITYEMLTGKMPVQGPRLMNRLSTIISEDLRPAAEIRPEVPGSMSQLCKRCLAFDPEHRPREMNEVQSLLGHWPFEVRVSGRTRWNRLRGWVVAAAVTVVLVATGILVWALTH
- a CDS encoding T9SS type A sorting domain-containing protein, with product MKRVLVVSLVFLVNTTFAFAGAGTSTMAAAAFSFSLTVSDGAGGSQVLQLGVDPAATDAIDAALGESERPPSPPSGVFDARLIGDDIAVSGLGQGVVHDYREGDAALSGTRVHEIKYQVGSGTAITIQWDLPSWATGVLQDFFGGAIVNESMSGSGSYVVTNPGVLTKLKVTITYVPPLPVQLVDLGYSVMPGGSVTLQWKTLSEVNNYGFIVQRKLVDGAEYMDVTEGFLPGKGTTLDPQTYSFTERGSLMPGKYSYRLKQVDLDGTVHYSGSLMVTVGVTEVDGTELEEKAPRKFALAQNHPNPFNPATRIRFTVESPTRATVVVYSALGTEVATVFDGNAEPGRFYQAVFYGTGLASGVYFYRLTTAHHTEVKRMLLVR
- a CDS encoding T9SS type A sorting domain-containing protein, with the protein product MKRPVCGLFVIGVMIMCAAPVHLFGQDTLDVIATPTGNLNMVINGDTLAGGVRAHPDRVYRLKRGKIYQLTAPMKINGNITMVANDSAEIRPPVLVGPSSVDHFFDLVGMGSKVRMNSLYLLSQRVDNTWLGWSTGIQVGADSVHLQLRGVIFDGWSNAGIVISSSQWAKVDVQDCVFRNHQHNTSWFGGQPFFTGIPVALDTVIFLNNTFMANSAYVFSIRGYTPYALFEHNTMVFGVANPFLIRQATNLHIRNNIFYAMHAMGGNPDHVINGWFMHYPDTASSSIIRIRAHDDSSYWSKLWGAPVSGPEVHVDPDHGVTPAMLDEGHRVFDVRNNAYFWPTKLEDFYTTHNDTVTRWELVEVPVYGGGSRQDSLKRVIVPPRWLNDYSQWTVDSLAGVRSPDVRVENNVNVDPGFPAGVADHVDALIAYVHKIVTNRLDAGRWEYPSATLYPPAWPLPEDLAYSNGALMTAGTDGFPLGDLNWFPDKKAEWARRPIPIGFQNLLSVSDGCSGAGALVFGSAAGATAGLDTARGEYELPPVPPTEAFDARFGLPGSPAVFSPVDLRADTITAATWRVTFQPGTCGYPLVFSWDSTAFPAAGSVFLRDELGGTLINVNMRTRSAYTLTNSAVTSLLIVYSSDIVKDIAVDAGWNLLSVPVMAQDSSVAALYPEAASSAFGFANGYEAASRVSPGRGYWLKFAEADTVSFVGARMTVREIQVPGGWSIIGPFEEDVPVASMTSSPGGIVSSSYFGFSSGYTVATTLQAGKGYWVKASQAGVLHVGAGAGKSAGVVASIDTSWARIIVRDSTGEERTLYVAPAEAMTGGYELPPPAPRGVFDMRYVHQTMVDTLGRSSHDVMLSSAVGPLQIRGERLRGREFSVTDGVDGRVFKGMLREGEVLVAPVALDMLRFEERGEATSGAVPTQYALDQNYPNPFNPSTVIRIALPEAVKVRLVVYNVLGQEVAELINGELAAGYHDVEFRADRLASGVYLYRVEAGHFVAVRKFVVIR
- a CDS encoding insulinase family protein, which translates into the protein MKRLLLALVLTASVATAGDTGINVPYTRFTLPNGLTVILHEDHTTPTVAVNVYYHVGSGREKPGRTGFAHLFEHIMYEGSGHVPEGKYDQWLEMAGGDNNGSTNSDRTNYWINIPSNALELALFVESDRMGYLLDAMSPAKVDGQRDVVKNERRQSYENRPYGMSSILVDENLYPDDHPYHWPTIGSMEDLSAASFDDVVQFFKRFYGPNNASLSVGGDIDPVKTRALIEKWFSDIPAGPPVPPPGAPVAFLGAEKRLVLEDKVQLPRLYMAWHSPAIFTPGDAELDIVANVLAGGKNSRLYKRLVYELQIAQDVSAYQGSAHLGSSFQIVSTARAGHTLAEVEKVITEELHRLLEEGVAQRELDRAVNQYEAGFLRRLESVGGFGGKVDQLNNYLTETGNPDYFNEDLARYRALSPGDVRSAAQTYLRGDNRVVLSVIPVGKPELASPARKEAK